A single window of Flavobacterium aestivum DNA harbors:
- a CDS encoding tyrosine-type recombinase/integrase, which produces MNLKYFIKKSKSATSNIYVRFWDSNRIDQTAGTKLNVQFEHWNKDKQEVKNIATVTNRDFTNSKLRNLKTFILDQYNIDFNSQQNINNTWLKTQINTFFGRVNTDESHKIYFVAWIEKFIADCPNKAMPPSESTIIKFNRVKNKLTDYQTHFETKLRFQDIDLKFYESFLFYCQKVEMLNNNTVGGFITIIKNWCSKIEIDGLPISPQYKHSDFKAISNKTKDVYLTEAEIDTVFNYNFEQQERLDRTRDNFIIGLRTGLRISDFMKLKQLNIVGDYIEIETSKTEHPVVIPMHSQVKAILQKRNGALPPTISDQKFNEYVKEVCKTIGFADMVDGAKMINKKDEKDFFGDSKVKIKSMMRKEFGSYPKHELITSHTCRRSFASNLYGKLDNPTIMAITGHKTETMFLKYIKITPREHAEKLKEHWKKVEAEKQAKKQKL; this is translated from the coding sequence ATGAACCTAAAATATTTCATTAAAAAATCAAAATCGGCAACCTCAAATATTTATGTTCGTTTTTGGGACAGTAACAGAATCGACCAAACTGCGGGAACAAAATTAAATGTTCAGTTTGAGCATTGGAACAAAGATAAGCAGGAAGTTAAAAATATAGCCACGGTTACAAACAGAGATTTTACAAACAGTAAACTACGCAATTTAAAAACCTTTATTCTTGACCAGTACAACATCGATTTTAATTCACAACAAAATATTAATAACACTTGGTTAAAGACTCAAATAAATACTTTTTTTGGAAGAGTAAATACTGATGAATCCCATAAAATTTATTTTGTGGCTTGGATTGAGAAATTTATTGCCGATTGCCCCAATAAAGCAATGCCTCCTTCAGAAAGCACAATCATAAAATTCAATAGGGTTAAAAACAAACTTACCGATTATCAAACGCACTTCGAAACCAAACTTCGGTTTCAGGATATTGATTTGAAATTTTACGAAAGCTTTTTATTTTACTGCCAAAAAGTTGAAATGCTGAACAATAATACTGTTGGTGGATTTATTACCATTATAAAGAATTGGTGCAGTAAAATAGAAATTGATGGGTTGCCAATAAGTCCGCAATACAAACACAGCGATTTTAAAGCTATTTCAAATAAAACCAAAGATGTTTACCTCACAGAAGCAGAAATAGACACTGTTTTTAACTATAATTTTGAGCAACAGGAGCGATTGGATAGAACAAGGGACAATTTTATCATTGGATTGCGTACTGGACTTAGGATTTCAGATTTTATGAAATTAAAACAGCTCAATATTGTAGGTGATTATATAGAAATTGAAACTAGCAAAACCGAGCACCCCGTAGTTATCCCAATGCACAGCCAAGTAAAGGCAATTTTGCAAAAAAGAAACGGTGCACTCCCCCCTACTATATCTGACCAAAAATTTAATGAATACGTGAAAGAAGTTTGTAAAACCATTGGTTTTGCTGATATGGTGGATGGCGCAAAAATGATAAACAAAAAAGACGAAAAAGACTTTTTTGGAGACAGTAAAGTAAAAATAAAAAGTATGATGCGAAAAGAGTTTGGCTCATATCCCAAGCACGAATTAATAACCTCACACACTTGCAGACGTTCTTTTGCAAGTAATCTTTACGGAAAATTGGACAATCCAACCATAATGGCAATTACTGGACACAAAACCGAAACCATGTTTTTAAAATACATAAAAATCACTCCAAGGGAACACGCAGAAAAGTTAAAAGAACATTGGAAAAAAGTAGAAGCCGAAAAACAAGCCAAGAAACAAAAACTATAG
- a CDS encoding helix-turn-helix domain-containing protein — translation MVNLLQLENTNALDFKNEILKGIKDCLADFATTLQSESDQLLTREETAKMLSVSLVTLWDWTRKDIIPAYRIGNKIRYKKSEVLKSLIQKNQFE, via the coding sequence ATGGTAAACTTACTTCAATTAGAAAACACAAACGCTTTAGATTTCAAAAATGAAATTTTAAAAGGCATAAAAGACTGTCTTGCGGATTTTGCAACTACTTTGCAAAGCGAAAGCGACCAATTATTGACCAGAGAGGAAACGGCAAAAATGTTGTCAGTCTCATTGGTCACACTTTGGGACTGGACACGAAAAGACATTATTCCCGCCTACAGAATCGGAAATAAAATACGATACAAAAAAAGTGAGGTTTTAAAATCATTAATTCAAAAAAATCAATTTGAATAA
- a CDS encoding VapE domain-containing protein codes for MNEKNLTKDIILKHTTVEDIYTKFLSLNDFPKRNISSPFSKDKKPSFKVWKNGSFKCNSTGKQGDVFQFVAELNSWDCKSQFNEVLNAIASEMNLTLAIGTNKRAFAKENQPFAKPLQQLDATFAKEKKPSLLTVSTREFTTLDLEYWNKLGVQKTTLEKYKLHSISSYTWTDKKPIYTKKESVAFAIELQENFKMYIPNQVEIGIKKNVLPPFPTEIFGMEQLGTAKKENLIICAGEKDVIVANSRGFHAVTFGSEAIHPKDEQIKKLHSLCNNLFICYDNDKTGENGRNAITNRFSEIIPLKLPENETFKGYDITDYFQEHSAQDFQKIMDLAVKNKSVTTVQNVENKDLTTIFHIAEDYLLEHYDFRNNVISLEIEISHKDENKWAACNENSLWLEMQKKSIKIPLNSLIAILKSDFVPNYNPLIHYFANLPQWDKETDYIKQFSEYVKLELGEDKEQFEYHFKKWCVRAVKCAIVDDYFNKQAFVLTDDGNGQNIGKSSWCRFLCPNELSNYMAEDMSDDKDARILLCKNFLINLDELAALSRKEINQLKSYFSKAQINERLPYDRKNSIIQRVSSFIGSTNMTTFLQDETGSVRWLCFIVKSIDWNYKKEFDINTLWAQAYALSKDKSYDETLSIDDIKQNEIRNEKFQIVSPERDLIHKHFEIPAKIESAEFLTSTEILHHISLYTSGVRLSNIGIGKALKSAGFKRDKHNQVYGYWVKKNFT; via the coding sequence ATGAATGAAAAAAATCTAACCAAAGATATAATTTTAAAGCACACTACTGTAGAAGATATTTACACGAAATTTCTAAGCTTAAATGATTTCCCCAAAAGAAATATTTCAAGTCCGTTTTCTAAGGACAAAAAACCATCCTTTAAGGTATGGAAAAATGGAAGTTTCAAATGTAACAGTACTGGAAAACAGGGCGATGTATTTCAATTTGTTGCGGAGTTAAATAGCTGGGATTGCAAAAGCCAATTCAATGAAGTATTAAATGCCATTGCATCCGAAATGAACTTGACTTTAGCAATAGGAACCAACAAGAGAGCCTTTGCAAAGGAAAACCAACCTTTTGCAAAACCTTTGCAACAATTAGACGCAACCTTTGCAAAAGAAAAAAAGCCTTCACTTTTAACCGTTTCCACAAGGGAGTTCACAACATTAGATTTAGAGTACTGGAATAAATTAGGGGTTCAAAAAACAACATTGGAAAAGTATAAATTGCATTCTATTTCAAGTTATACATGGACGGATAAGAAACCGATTTATACCAAAAAGGAAAGTGTTGCTTTTGCAATTGAATTGCAGGAAAATTTTAAAATGTACATTCCCAATCAAGTTGAAATCGGAATTAAGAAAAATGTTTTACCTCCATTTCCAACGGAAATTTTCGGAATGGAACAACTCGGAACAGCAAAAAAAGAAAATCTAATCATTTGTGCGGGCGAAAAAGATGTAATCGTTGCTAATTCAAGGGGTTTTCACGCTGTAACTTTTGGAAGTGAAGCAATCCATCCAAAAGACGAACAAATTAAAAAATTGCATTCTCTTTGCAACAACTTGTTTATATGCTACGACAATGATAAAACAGGAGAAAACGGACGTAATGCAATCACAAACCGTTTTTCTGAAATCATACCCTTGAAACTTCCCGAAAATGAAACCTTTAAAGGCTATGACATTACCGATTATTTCCAAGAGCATTCTGCACAGGATTTTCAAAAAATAATGGACTTGGCAGTAAAAAATAAAAGTGTCACAACAGTTCAAAATGTTGAAAACAAAGACTTAACAACCATATTTCATATAGCAGAAGATTATTTACTGGAGCATTATGATTTCAGAAACAATGTAATTTCTCTTGAAATTGAAATTAGCCATAAAGACGAAAATAAATGGGCAGCCTGCAATGAAAATTCCCTTTGGTTGGAAATGCAAAAGAAAAGCATAAAAATTCCTTTAAATTCTTTGATTGCCATACTAAAAAGTGATTTCGTTCCGAACTACAACCCATTGATACATTACTTTGCCAATTTACCCCAATGGGACAAAGAAACGGATTATATAAAACAGTTTTCAGAATATGTTAAACTGGAACTGGGAGAGGATAAAGAACAGTTTGAATATCATTTTAAAAAATGGTGCGTAAGAGCCGTTAAATGTGCCATAGTTGATGATTATTTTAATAAACAGGCATTTGTATTAACCGATGATGGTAACGGGCAAAACATTGGTAAAAGTTCTTGGTGTAGGTTTCTTTGTCCAAACGAATTATCAAATTATATGGCTGAAGACATGAGTGACGATAAAGATGCGCGTATTTTGCTTTGCAAAAACTTTTTAATCAACCTTGATGAGTTGGCTGCTTTGTCCCGAAAAGAAATTAACCAGTTAAAATCCTATTTCAGTAAGGCGCAAATAAATGAGAGACTGCCTTATGATAGAAAAAATTCCATCATTCAAAGGGTTTCCAGTTTTATAGGTTCTACCAACATGACCACTTTTTTGCAAGACGAAACGGGTTCAGTTCGTTGGTTGTGTTTCATTGTAAAATCAATAGACTGGAATTACAAAAAAGAGTTTGACATTAATACTCTTTGGGCGCAAGCCTATGCCCTTTCAAAAGACAAAAGCTATGATGAAACTTTGAGTATTGACGACATTAAGCAAAATGAAATCCGAAACGAAAAGTTTCAAATTGTTTCTCCCGAAAGAGATTTGATACACAAACATTTTGAAATTCCTGCAAAAATTGAATCTGCTGAATTTTTAACATCGACAGAAATATTGCATCATATAAGTTTGTATACATCTGGGGTTAGACTCTCAAACATTGGAATCGGAAAAGCGTTAAAAAGCGCTGGCTTTAAACGAGATAAGCACAATCAAGTTTACGGATATTGGGTAAAAAAGAATTTCACCTAA